The following is a genomic window from Daphnia magna isolate NIES linkage group LG4, ASM2063170v1.1, whole genome shotgun sequence.
acttcttttttgttccgCTTTGCTGGCTTGCTTTTCTTGAACTCATCAGCTTTAGAGTTGGGCGGCTGTTCAGATAACACAATCTTTTGAAGTTCACTCTATTTTTCATATAACATCAATTAATACCACAAACTGCTTGCTTTCAAGACTATAAATTTAccttggaaaaacaaaaaaagggggaattgTGTTTCCTAAAGCCGAAATTGCACAAACAACGGTAACTAAAGTCCCTCTCTCTGCCGAAACGATTGCCCCTATAGAAAAGTAGTTTCAAAGATgatataaaatataaataactgCAAACTAATACTATAGTCCTCTAACCTATTTGCTTTTGGCCACGTCGACCAACGATCTTTTCAGGTGGCATGACAGTTGTAACACCAGTCTCGTCCATATTCCATACACAATCAAGTGATATGTTTTCTCTTGTCAACAATCTCTCGTAATTGTCAAAAAAGGCGTCGCAGTTGTGTTTGTTGAAAGATGATGTTCTTGCCAAGGAGGTAGCCTCGGGTTTCCTAATTGACAAAGTATTATCacagacaacgaagtggaagactGCGATCAGCCCCATAAGACTGA
Proteins encoded in this region:
- the LOC123471187 gene encoding uncharacterized protein LOC123471187, encoding MGLIAVFHFVVCDNTLSIRKPEATSLARTSSFNKHNCDAFFDNYERLLTRENISLDCVWNMDETGVTTVMPPEKIVGRRGQKQIGAIVSAERGTLVTVVCAISALGNTIPPFFVFPRVNFKRLCYLNSRPTLKLMSSRKASQQSGTKKKS